In Streptomyces sp. NBC_01381, the sequence CCGCCACAACCTGCTGTGGATAGCGTTCCTCGGCCTGGTGGCGACGCCGTTCGGCCTCCTCCTCGCGGTCGTCATCGACCGCGGAGTCCGCTTCAGCCGCTTCTACCAGTCCGTTTTCTATATGCCGGTGGTGCTCTCGCTCGCCGTCGTCGGATTCATGGCCCAGCTGATCCTCGGCACCGACCAGGGCGTGGTCAACACCCTCCTCAACGACCGCAACGACCCGGTCGACTGGCTCGGAAACTCCGACATCAACATCTGGATGATGATGCTCGCCGCGAGCTGGCGGCATACGGGCTACGTGATGATCCTCTATCTTGCAGGCCTGAAATCCGTCGATCCCGCCTTGAAGGAGGCGGCGCAGATCGACGGCGCCAACGCCCGCCAGACGTTCTTCCGCGTCGTCTTCCCGACCCTGCGCCCGGTGAATGTCATCGTCGGCGTCATCACGGTCATCGAGGCTTTGCGTGCCTTCGACATCGTGTACGCGGTGAACAAGGGCCGCAATGGC encodes:
- a CDS encoding carbohydrate ABC transporter permease, encoding MPQKTIARRAGRRGPRRFTRRDIVVLGVLLGIPVLLDIVIIWGPTLASIGLSFTSWDGIGDIQWVGGKNYENLVDNYPAFWPAVRHNLLWIAFLGLVATPFGLLLAVVIDRGVRFSRFYQSVFYMPVVLSLAVVGFMAQLILGTDQGVVNTLLNDRNDPVDWLGNSDINIWMMMLAASWRHTGYVMILYLAGLKSVDPALKEAAQIDGANARQTFFRVVFPTLRPVNVIVGVITVIEALRAFDIVYAVNKGRNGLELLSVLITDNIIGEASRIGFGSAIAVVLLSVSLGFIVTFLVQELRGARDR